The Pseudomonas iranensis genome includes a window with the following:
- a CDS encoding rubredoxin — MKKWQCIVCGLIYNEADGWPDDGIAPGTRWEDVPADWLCPDCGVGKMDFEMIEIN, encoded by the coding sequence ATGAAGAAGTGGCAATGTATCGTCTGTGGCCTGATCTATAACGAAGCCGATGGTTGGCCGGATGACGGCATCGCGCCGGGCACCCGCTGGGAAGACGTACCGGCAGACTGGCTGTGCCCCGACTGCGGCGTCGGCAAGATGGACTTCGAAATGATCGAAATCAACTAA